TAATGGCAGCCTGCATTCCACAGTCTCCACCTTTAATCACCATGGCGATGGCCTCACTGTTTATCAACATAACCATGGAAACCATGACTCCCTCCTTCACTGTAGTAACGGCACCTGTCACCCTCCCTATCCTCTTAACGACAGCCAGAGAGATAAGCCAGCTGGCTACACCAATAGTGCCAACAGTGTCCTGTTTAGTGACCATAGCAACGGCTGGGACAATCATGTCGATTGTAGTAACTATGATTTTGGTAGTCCTATAATTTGCAACAGCAATGGTTGCAGTTTCCCAAGAAAACACAATGGTGACGACGGGCAGGAGCGTGCTATGAGGGAACTGGAAGAAATGCTTCACTGCTGTCTGGGACAAACATCTGAACATCCTGCATATCCCAGCATGTCATCCTACAACCTCCAGAGCATCCAACCCGACTGCAAGTACGAGAATAAGAAAAACACATCATTCAACACAGTAAGTCTCTCTCTCAACATTTTTGTGTCTCCGTATCTCTGTCTTACCAGCACTCAGTCTCATATTTGTTTCACCTAAGGCGCTGGATGAGATTGCCAGAGTTAATGAACAGGTCTACAGCTACCAGAATGAGATAAGAAACATTTCTGAAGATACAAGGTAATGAAACAGAGATACCTAATGTTGGGACACCTTAGgttattttcagttaatttttttttcttggtagAATCTGCCATagttaaactaaataaatttgtCAAAGCTGGGTTTAAATCTTTCTTTTTGTTCATCTTCAGAATAGTTACAACTTTCTTGGTCTTACAAAACATGGATGATCGTGGCATAAGCTGGCACTTAAAGTTCTGACAGGATTAATTTTCAAACCTCCTGATATTTTACCCTTTGAATGATAACAGAGATCTTTAAACTTTATTGTTTGACCTAATGTGTTAATTTTATTGACTAGTTTGTTTCTTCTTCAGCCTCAAGAAAGAAACTTTGTCAACAATGGGCAAAGTAGGACCGGAAGAAGAAAATAACAGGAGGAATAAAATGTCTTTACCAGGTGGCCAGTGGTACGATATGTCAAGCTTCCCTGACAAGATGAAGACCACTCACCCTTCTGCCAATTTCTGGCACCCAGACAGCTCAGAAACTCAACTTCCTGTTCCACAGTCCAGCCCTGACAGGAAGTGTGTTGGTCCATGTTCATTCTTAGGACAGAAATGCGTCAGCCCCTCTGTGCTCAGGAAATTTGGAGAGATGCTAAAAGAAAATGAAGGGAAGACCCTGTTGGACTCTGGGCACGTCACCACCGTCATGTCTGTCGGAGCCAAAGACGGAGCCTGCTGCTCTCCTGGCAAGTTAAAAATGTCGGCCCAGAAAAGCAGTTCAGATACTGGATTTCAAAGACGTTCTAACGTTATCAGttcaaaatgctccagggggcAATTACAGCTGACTGGCCATAAAGGAGACCAGATGAATGGCAAGGGCACCACCACCATGGCAAGCACTAAAATCCAAAGCCCTCAGAGAAACAGGACTGTGGCGGGGAAAAAGGTAGAATTTACTGGGATTTTCGTCAAGGGCCCCATATTTGAGGGGGGGCGTTTGGAACAGCAGGGACCTTCCCACACCCAGCAGATAATGGAGGAAGCCATGAACAGCTGGGGGAATTCTGTGGGGTCCCGGCAGCCCAGTGACTGTGGTCTCTACCAGAATGGCTCGTCCGTGCTTCCTGTGAACCAGATCGATGACATCGTCAAGCTGGTAGACATGCTGCAACTTCAGAATCAGTCCAGCTCTTGTAGAAACGCTTGGAGCTCAAAAGCTGCAAAGGAGGTCAGTTCATGCCACATCCAGGCAAACACTCACACAACTGGCAGATATTACAGGCCCTCTCCCAAACAGGCTGACCCCTACACAAACTAATATGCCCACAGTGAGGATTTTTCAACCTTAACTTTCTTTCTTGCCTCTGATTCATTCAAGTTGAGATCTGTCCATGCAGGACGGTTTCAGAATCGTGGCAGAACTGTCACAGTTAGTCTCCCAGTGATCTGATCTAAGCAGGATCCACATTCTTTTTAAACAAACTCCAGGAGTTTTTCCTCACAGTTTGACGCTGaagatgttatttttttctatttttcttGCTACCCAGTTTGACTTCCTTACTagtgatttaaaactgattGCATGCCTTCATTCCTTATACCCTGCTGTAGTTTGTAGGATTTAATTTTGCCATATGTTCCCCAGGAGACCACCGTGTCCATCTCCGCACCCGTCTCCAGGCCcttctcccgtcctgcccgtccaATGAACCAGCGCCTACCGTCCCGCTGGGCAGGCCGTGGCACCGTGACCGGCGCCACCTTAGGCTCCAGCCCTCCCGGAAGGAAGCAGACCTCTCGCTCTTTCTCGCGCCAAACCGAGACAATCATCATGTGACACGCGGAAGAGACTGCATGTCCCCTCTGTAAATAAGCAGGACTGATATTTCTGCAGCGGTGGGAAGCACTTCAGCCATGGACTAAATACGCACTCAGCGTATTTTAAGAACGGATCGCGCGGCGTAAAGGAAATGCTATATGCCTTCATAGAAATTCCAGCGGTTTCCCTGGCCTCCTCTATTTCTGTGCCAGACTTGAGTACATTCATCCCCCGTTTGATTCTTCCACTGCTTCAGCGATCGCTGTATTATAAGCTGCCGGAGTTCCATGCAGGACTTCATTGGGCATTTGCGTCCAATCGGATCACATGACACATAGGTCAGTGACGatacacaaaaataaaaggataattccgtttttaataaaaatatttatgtgtAGCTATGAGCTGGCCTTATTCTGAAACTTAAATGAGTGTTTGGTTTTGttccatttttaataaattgaaaTCTTATGAGCATTTcacttattaaaataaataaataaatagaatcaTACATTGCATTTTGTGATATTTCTGTACACCCCAATCTGAGCTGTCCAGATGTTTAAAATATCGTCCACTTACACCCAATGGGCAGTTTTTCAGGCATCCCTGCTTACTAATGCAAACAGGGAAATCAGATCACTAAGCATTACAATGGCTAAGATGCCTAATGTACACGATTTTAACAATGCAATTCCAGCATATAACCAGCTACCCTCATAGGGTTTTCATGTAATAGTGTCTAGAATTTACAGGGGAAGGTAAACAAAACACATCCAGTCAATGGCATTTCAGTGGCCGAAAATACTGCTTTTCTGCCCTCAAACGCCAGCAACACACCAGCACTCAACATGTAAACACACACTTCACAGCCAAGATATCTGAAGGCAAATGGCTCATTAGCAGTGTTTCTGGCCACGTGTTACCCGGCCTGGCAGGCAACACGACTAAAATAGCAAGTGGCTGCCAGAAATCTTAGCCTGGCGTCACTTCTGACCTATGTGCTCGAttcatttgtgtttgtttatatatctCTAATGAAAGACTCTCTGGCTCCCCCTAAAGGAAAGAGTATTCagcatatttttatatagttgACCTTTGGATGGCAGACAGGTGACTGCAAGATGTACAGaaaccaattgtttacattttttaaataaggcCTGATTGTCAAAAGCTCCTAGCATATATTAGGTGATTTTTCTACAGAAtcagttacagtgcctttgcgTCAAAGTGCCTCTCCTTGTATCTGATTATCTGCGCGTGATTTGCAATACCACAAACCACCCACTAGATGGCAACAAAAACACCCAAATTAACATGCACAAAGGTGTCCAGTTCACTCAACAGAACAAATTTGGGATTCAGAGAAAGCTCCACAGTCAGGCTCCTACTCCAGCTCTCTGTGACACCACATTACACTCCATGTATTTTGGATGAGAAATTGACATACTTTATTAATGTTAACTTACAAATCATGTAAcaaaatattacagtaaaacaagTAATAGAGGAAAAGCTATACTTTCTAAAAGACTGCAAGACAATTTGGAAGCGAACACATGACAGTGAACATTGGTAGTAAAAGGTAAAAATActgaataaaaaataacatgtcAGATGAGTGTACATAAATCTTCAATTCCAGGTTATGACTCCAAAACCAGACCCAAAAAAAATTTACTAAATCTTAGAACCAAAAATTGAGTCTTCTGCCAAAAAGGTTTAGGTACCTTTCTCAGATAACACATGCACGTGTTATGAATATTATAGAATATTAAGATGGAATATGAAGTCAACACCCAAACACCATGCTTAGCTTATGACACACTCATTTAGGACATTATTTTGGATACCCACCAACAGAAGGAAATAgcataatatacatttttaatgagtCCATAACAGCCTAAACACTGACAAAATAAACCACTAAAAAATATCAGCCCTATCAATAGATACATAAGATTTACTCTGAAAAGACACCTTTTCCCGCAAAACACTTGGTCTccattaagtttttttttttttaattattattagttttgTTTCTTTATTGGTAAGTTTGGTCTTCCCTCCCTCCCACCACAGGTGTGCCTAGTTACTCAGACAATAGCAAGTTTTAGAAATGTGGAGGTTAACCTTGTTTAGTGCAACTTTCTTGTTCCAGTTGTTGGGTTGGTTTGAGACCAGGAAGGTCAAAGGTTACACTTCAGTCACAGTACACTGACCATCGGGTCTCCTTGACCTACTGCTGCTCCCAGCCCCACCGCTGCTGCTGGACGACTCAGCACCAGGGGGCGACAAATCCCCCTGGCTCTCTCTTAAATTAACCTGCAGTGGCAATCCCTGCCTACTTGGTGCTCTGTCGTGGTCGGCTTCCTCCCGTCCGTAGTACTCATATTCCTCTTCTTCGCTGCTCCCTGACTCAGACTCGTCCACAGAGGTGTTTGGGGCAACTTCCCCACCTTCGTCCTCTTcgtcctcatcctcctcctcctcagcccTGGGCTGATGTTGCCTGGCCGGCAGGGAAATGTGCAGCTGGGCGAGGGAGCTCTCGACAGAGCTGCTGTCAGTGGAGGGGGATGTGGGGCTAGTGGGGGCCTGGACAGACCCTGCCTGCGATCCTGCAGCGTCCGCGCCGTCGGCCGAGCTGTCCCGATCGGGTGTTGCTGCCCCTGTCTCTGTGTCCAGGCGGAGTCCCGCTACCCCCTTCTTGGGGATGTCCACGATGTCCCGCTTCATCCTGCGGCGCCGGCTATGTTCGTTACGGCGGTACTGCACCATGTTCTCCAGGTCCGCCACATACAGGAAGCCAGCGATCAGCATCTCTGTGCTCTTCTTGCCCTTGGCGTAGGCGTCCTCCAGCTCGCGGCTGGTGCGTTCGTCATACTGCCACCAGCCGTTGCGGCCCTCGTAGTACCAGGCGTAGTCCCCGTGGCCACGGCCCGCCGCCCTCAGTTCCTCGGGTGACAGTAAGGTGGGCCGCTCCAGGAAATCCTCGGGGACCTCCTGCCTGCAGAGGGCGCACCTCTTGCTCTGCCAGGAGGCACCCTTCACGCACAGGAAGCAGAACACGTGCCGGCAGGGGAGCCGCACCGGGTGGACACAGGTCTGCAGGCAGATGGCGCACTCCGGGACTGGAAGGGCGGGGGACGAGCTGCCCGGGCCAGAGCACGCCTCCCCACCTCCTTTCCGGCTTGAAGGAAGCATGTTGACAGACTGGTCAACCTCACCACAGCCAGCCATCCTGCACAAGACACATCAATGCACTTCAGAGCAGATAGACTCGGGTTATCTAGCAGAGGCCCAAACCCTAGGGGTGCTCTATTTTTGATAGGTATTTGCGAGGCATTAAACATGCACAAAACTTGTAATCGTTCAGAAAAACCTTTAAATTGCTGGCAGATCTGGAGTCTCTTATCCAAACGTCATACCATGACCCAGATACAGGTGACGGACAAAAGTAACGGAAACATGTAACAATATTTTAATATCAAGGATCATGACCACCCTTTGCATTCAGAACAGCTCCGAGCAAATTCCAGCACAGTGAAACTCACGACACTTGTGATGAGTTGTTGAGACCGGATCACAAAGGTGCTGACTGGTCTACTGTAGTTTTTGAAACTGTGCTTTTTGTGGTGTTAAGTAACTAATTCTGTTACATATCCATCCATGTCAATAAGTTTAGACTTGTGACAGTGACTTCACTTTGCAGTTTGCACTGGTAGTTTGTCTATGtttagtatgtttttttttatactattCCCTCATAGCACATTAATTTTAGCAAATTCAGAAACCAATGCACGTGCGATTTGAGCACAGACTGTACGGCCTCTTTGGAAACTTTAGTTGCCTTATGTTGTGCTGATTGTCAGAACTCCGGTGACACGCTGCTATCTGTCATTCAAGCTAATATGAGTCACAGTTCTAGCTACAGCTGTAAAATATGACTTAATTTCTTCAAATTTAAAGTGAGGTGGCATTCTCTTTACTCTGATCACCCATGAATACCATCTTAAATCTCATCAAAGAATTTACATTACATAAAGCAGGTTCTTTTGCTTCTTGTTTCAGAATAAGCTATGCAAGGTGAGTAGGCGTGTTGGTTGCTCACAGTCGTAATCCAGGTAAATTCCTGTTTATGCATGTATTAAATTTGGAATATCTGTGGAGTAATACCAACAGAAAACCGCAAACATATTTCTGGGTGAAGATCTTATTACAATTTCTCTGAGTATCTATATTTCGGCTGTAGAAACACCAACGTTTATGAAAGCAGCATGCGCAAGTCAGAGAAAATATAAAGTAATATACACTACTCACAAACAGTTAGGAATATTTGGCTTTCGGGTGAAATTTGAGGAAAATATAATATCGCTGTAGTGTGAACTTTTTACATCATGAAAGTAGGGGATTTAAGTAAAATCATGCAATGGTGATTTCCTCATCTCAAACAATTTATGGAAACAAATGCCAACAGCAGTGGTGAATGTACCACAAcaaaaatgtcaatgtctcaatAACGTGTCATGTGCCCTTGAGCATCAATTACAGCTTGACAACGGCGTCTCATGCTGTTCACAAGTCGACTTATTGTCTGCTGAGGCACGGTATCCCACTCTTCTTGAAGGGCAGCCCTCAGGTCATTGAGGTTCTGGGGTACAGAGTTATGAGCCTGTGTACGGCGACTCAGCTGATCCCATAGGGTTTCTATGGGATTCAGGTCTGGAGAAAGTGCAGGCCACTCCATTTGAGGTACCCCAATCTCCAGCAGCCGTTACCTAATGAGCCAACCTGGATGAGCTGGAGCGTTGTCGTCCATGAAGATGAAATTAGGCCTGTGTTGTTCATGCAGTGGCACAATGACTGGATTAATGATGTTATTCAGGTAGTATGGGCTTGTCCACTTCTATGCCTTTCTGTGACCCTTACAGTCTCTCTGTATCTCTGTTGCAACCTGCTGATGACACTCTAAGCTCAGTGGCCACTTACGTCTGAGAACATCCTGTTTGAAGCCTCGCGATGGCGAGGTACTGGTGCTCAATTGTTAGGCGTCGTCTTAGTCTCATGATGTCAAAATGTGAACAGCTTGACGAGGAGGACTGTTTGAATACCAGTTCTTATGGAACCAGGAAATGTATTGGTCGATTCATGGATCAAACACCTGTTGTGAATTTTGCTGTTAAGGTCCTTGTTAGAGAACAGAAAATTATGTACAAGCTGAAACATTGAACAGTTGGACATGTGCATTCAAAAGTTCAGGGAAGGTCACATTAAGTTCACCTGTTATAGTATAGTAAGGTTATAGTGAATTTTAGGTTCATTCTGAAATATCACCCGAAAGTATTTTTGTGAGTAGTGTATAACCCAATTATTATAAGTAATCTAATCTAGTAATATACCCCACAAGCCATAGCAACCCTTGAGTATCCTTAACAGATTCCAGCAAAACCATCATGACAAAACGTTAGGACAGTGATGGAAATGCATCGGATTCGACTTGGGAAAATTTCTGTTTAGTCGCGTTGTATTCAAAAGCGAGTATTAACTGCAGTTACAAATCGGCCAGGAAAAGAAATAGAGTCGAAATAAAACTACGGCGAAGAAACAACGTGATTTTAAAAAGACGAAAACCAATTAAAACCAGCTGAACGGGTTTGACCTTCGGTCTATGACAGGTATTTTAAataaccaaataaaaaaaaccttcacACACACTTCTGAATGGTACAATAATACTAAAGAGGGTGGGGCTCCTGGTCCCTGGagtactgaagaaaaaaaactgatcgCTGGTGTTTTGATAATGAAATCAAAACGATCCGGCGGCCTTAAGTGAGAAACACTGTAACTGCGACCCAATTTAAAGTGGCACTTAACGGAGGACAGCGCGGCCATCCGGGTGCGCGTGCGGTCAGCCGGAAGGTGCATCGAGGCGCCGGACCAAAAATGACCCCTAAAGGACCGTACTCGCTGGCCGAACCGCGCAATGCCGCCCGGCCCGCTTCCAGGAGCTCGATGGTGCTCAGATCCCGGCTTGTCTTTGTCTCCAAGATAGCCTGGCAGCACCAGCTCATTGAAATGGAGGAGGAGGTGTCACAAGCCCAataagaacaaacaaaaaaattaaaaatgactaaCCCGCAACCGAAACCAGAAGGGATATAAAAACATGCCTCAGACCTCAAAACGGCCCAGTCATAACCAGGCCAGCGGATAGGATCGGTCCGTCGGCAGAGGCAGAAGCACCTCGGCGGCCTCGCGTCTTTCATGCCCAGCCGTAACAATAAAACCTGTTGTGTGTATGACCAGCTTCGGCCATCACAGCCCACCCTACGCCGCTCACTGCGTCCAAGCACACCCCCAGCTCACCTGTCACGAATCCTGCGCCCCTCAGCAAGCCGCAGTTCCCGTCATCTGTAACCAGTTAGTCACGCAACGATATTTACGATTATTACAGCCTGATTACGGATTTAACAGAATCCCTTTCCTACCCCTACTTTCTCTTGTTCCCTAAAAAAACACTCGGACGTCACACGCAACGCGATGACGCAATCGCGTTTACTTACGACGCTACGCACTACAAAATTCGATGCCAGATATCCGGGGATACCAATGGAGAGTATCTTAAACAGCTTTTTGCAGCCTGCTGCGTTGTCTTGATCCCATCTGTGACATTTGGGTTTAGTCTTTAGAAACTCACTCCCGTCGCTTGGTTGGGTACGGTAAATTAACCGTATTGTTTTAAGCAGCAAAGTGGACatagaaaaaaatctgttaaatgtcaatataaaatgtaaatataatgttCTAAAACTGTTTcgaaaaaatattttagaatAATTCACAGCGTCTAAGAAATGGAAAACTCAGATTTTTATTGAATGTGTATATTGGAGATGTTCACATACAAATATAAGTATGTAAGATATGCAAATGCAGCAACAGAAGTAGAGTCATTCTACACCGGCATTAATTATATTTTGTTGCGTTACTTTACATATGCAGcaaaagtatataaatattcCCATTCTGAATATGTGTGTACGCTGTATCCCTCATTCCGACTTGGAGAGCTAGGATTCTTGCAGTGATTGTTTTTCCCTGAATGGTTAACATTGTCTGTCATGCACATACATTGTATTATTAACTTTACAACAGTATTCCTATCTGCAGAGGTGGGAAGTTGAAGTCCATaaggtacaaatccagaccaaggttttctttcaaccaaccaattgagtactcATTGATTGCGACTCTCTATGCtaaattggttggttgaaacaaaaccttggtctggatttgtactttctggacctgaatgttccacctctgcctgtctgcagcgCTTGGCACAGTGGTTGATGTTATTGTGTGCCATCTGTTATTAGGTGCTGACTCCCGTGCTGACTCCCGTGCTGACTCCCGTTCTGCCCCCCTGCCGCCTCTATATTGTGTGCTGTATGCGTTTGCTGAGTCCCCCGTGTCTTTTTTCTGCCGTTGCCTCCCTCTCCTTTCAGTCGCATATTTTCACCTTCCCACTTTCTCTTCCTGCCGCTCTGTTTTTCTCTGTGCAGTCTCCCTGTACAGAAGAACACAAACAGAATGGTGACCAGCGTTAGAAACAGCTGAAATGGGACAGGATGACATTCCAGCTAAAACACCGAGCCTGAGGACATCACAAGTCCGCTGGCTATGGATTTACTCCTCTGACTCAGCAGTGAGATTTACACCAGTGTTAAATAATTTGTAACTCCCTTTGGTTCTGCTAGCGTTGTTCTTCTTCCACATAATCAGTTTTGGGGGATGTGCGGGAGCAGGTGGTGTGGTGAGTAGCACTGTAGCTTCACAGCTGCAAGGTTAGGGGCGTGATTCCTGCTTGTAGTGCCTGTCTGCAGAGCTTGTGTGCTCTTCCACAGCGCGGTAGGAATCTGTTCTCATGTCTGGAAAGGTTCAAATATTGTAGCTGGCAGAATAATCATAACACTGTTGCGCCGTAACCCCTGTTTATACTGGGATCCAAGATCCTTCCTACAGTTCAAAAACATACAGTTAGGCTACTGCTTTATGTATGTGATTATCCAGTGTGTACAGTGTGGACAGGCTCCTTACAAAAAACCCTCCCCAAGACGCTGATCCAGATAAGAAGATAGACATTCAGTGGTGGGCCATGGGGGCTTATTctttagggaagcacacttgtaattgaaagattactggttcaaatccccgacaaGCAAGGAACTGCTccctgaattagctgccccctgctacatcacgatgtcacatatgggttaattGCAGGGGACAagtttcgttgttgtgcactgtgtgctagAGTAAGTCAGCGATGCCTGATCACTTCACTTTTTAAAGGAATGGAGGACATGGCAATGAGTGTAACGCCTTGTGATACCACCAGGGGGTGCTAAATTGCTTATTATCGGTATCTTCCAGGTTAGCGATGATTGGGGCTGACAGAATGTGGGAACACATTTTTAGTTAATaaaaggaaatttaaaaaatgagaaactgataaaataataaatgtaaaatataaaaaaacaggaTGACCACTGTGCTAATCCAATTAGACCCCTAAATTACACTGGCTTATTCCTGATGGGCAGTCATGTTTACTGTCCTTCCTCTTACACTAACTAACTAATTAACTAATTTAATAAGTGGTGAATGTCAGCTGCAAGGCCCATTATGCTGTGAGAATGGCATTAAGCTACAGCCAGCAGATACATTCCCATGCAAATGGATGACGCCTTAGCTTTTCATGATGAGTCAAACACAGACTTTGTGGAATTATGCTGACAAATTTGAGCAGTTCATTGTTGTACTTCTTTATGTTCCCATCTGCGTGCT
This window of the Paramormyrops kingsleyae isolate MSU_618 chromosome 19, PKINGS_0.4, whole genome shotgun sequence genome carries:
- the LOC111841260 gene encoding uncharacterized protein, whose protein sequence is MDLHCCVEPRGPCWVQETAEGLDSFDAECKEWERELKDMQRNIEELYNEVKARRKETETGPGHKSDPIILNGSLHSTVSTFNHHGDGLTVYQHNHGNHDSLLHCSNGTCHPPYPLNDSQRDKPAGYTNSANSVLFSDHSNGWDNHVDCSNYDFGSPIICNSNGCSFPRKHNGDDGQERAMRELEEMLHCCLGQTSEHPAYPSMSSYNLQSIQPDCKYENKKNTSFNTALDEIARVNEQVYSYQNEIRNISEDTSLKKETLSTMGKVGPEEENNRRNKMSLPGGQWYDMSSFPDKMKTTHPSANFWHPDSSETQLPVPQSSPDRKCVGPCSFLGQKCVSPSVLRKFGEMLKENEGKTLLDSGHVTTVMSVGAKDGACCSPGKLKMSAQKSSSDTGFQRRSNVISSKCSRGQLQLTGHKGDQMNGKGTTTMASTKIQSPQRNRTVAGKKVEFTGIFVKGPIFEGGRLEQQGPSHTQQIMEEAMNSWGNSVGSRQPSDCGLYQNGSSVLPVNQIDDIVKLVDMLQLQNQSSSCRNAWSSKAAKEETTVSISAPVSRPFSRPARPMNQRLPSRWAGRGTVTGATLGSSPPGRKQTSRSFSRQTETIIM
- the LOC111841353 gene encoding E3 ubiquitin-protein ligase rnf146-like isoform X1, with protein sequence MKDARPPRCFCLCRRTDPIRWPGYDWAVLRMAGCGEVDQSVNMLPSSRKGGGEACSGPGSSSPALPVPECAICLQTCVHPVRLPCRHVFCFLCVKGASWQSKRCALCRQEVPEDFLERPTLLSPEELRAAGRGHGDYAWYYEGRNGWWQYDERTSRELEDAYAKGKKSTEMLIAGFLYVADLENMVQYRRNEHSRRRRMKRDIVDIPKKGVAGLRLDTETGAATPDRDSSADGADAAGSQAGSVQAPTSPTSPSTDSSSVESSLAQLHISLPARQHQPRAEEEEDEDEEDEGGEVAPNTSVDESESGSSEEEEYEYYGREEADHDRAPSRQGLPLQVNLRESQGDLSPPGAESSSSSGGAGSSSRSRRPDGQCTVTEV
- the LOC111841353 gene encoding E3 ubiquitin-protein ligase rnf146-like isoform X2, with amino-acid sequence MAGCGEVDQSVNMLPSSRKGGGEACSGPGSSSPALPVPECAICLQTCVHPVRLPCRHVFCFLCVKGASWQSKRCALCRQEVPEDFLERPTLLSPEELRAAGRGHGDYAWYYEGRNGWWQYDERTSRELEDAYAKGKKSTEMLIAGFLYVADLENMVQYRRNEHSRRRRMKRDIVDIPKKGVAGLRLDTETGAATPDRDSSADGADAAGSQAGSVQAPTSPTSPSTDSSSVESSLAQLHISLPARQHQPRAEEEEDEDEEDEGGEVAPNTSVDESESGSSEEEEYEYYGREEADHDRAPSRQGLPLQVNLRESQGDLSPPGAESSSSSGGAGSSSRSRRPDGQCTVTEV